In the genome of Cercospora beticola chromosome 2, complete sequence, one region contains:
- a CDS encoding uncharacterized protein (antiSMASH:Cluster_4), with the protein MTDAPQVQHSLLQSKFPVFLPDMPQLKLSKDDFAAYVQTLSAKQPAAPEKLSAGGHKDDSKQPADKEPPPQSAFMNALLSDKKAVPSFDEHDDKMLTENADVAYSRSGSALVDLFYEFEEVISAAALRTRLEKAWAEDKDAALKIIWNARSIHLGKSNRNAFYRALGWLYENHPGTLLFNLQWLVRPVIQKKVPKKDESAQTEVPKDGEKSTAAESVDNANEKDADNDFEMVDGETAPTSTTDPKKRKLSELESADAEFDVKYGVAHGYWKDLLNVLALAANDQLKADGNPTSILNTEMPNAKKYKRNWTEGRKKEINKARHDTVLAKLGSDQKYRALHLCVARLFAEQLELDLARLESNDKKEIKKVTLAGKWAPSNKGMHDQHTTIVTSIAELLHPLGSVCPDADPADRELYIKHARNAYQVKTLSKLRKQLQIVERDLTAETFDQIKYDRVPSLAMKQYTPLFARKDMDHFDAYIEKVAQGQAKISGAVLLPSALVKEVSRAGYSGGRRSRPSPADALVAEKIREITAKSIGAQWNTLVQRIKDSGALTSSIAVCDVSGSMSSPVFRDGTCPMDSAIGLSLLIAEVTEPPFDGAIITFHARPEVFHVGGAEDERSFMEKVGYIKSMPWGMNTDFVAVFEGLILPRAVECKVKPEDMVKQVFVFSDMQFDSATRGYEQEDRWTTSYERIQKKFKKHGYEMPKLIFWNLAGGRAGYDDGAGEVGGGDSTAPKPVTAAEEGTALVSGYSQGQLKMFLDKGQFDGGEDEEMVEVGEDGEVKEKKGDDPIAMMKKAIGHDAYRMLKVVD; encoded by the coding sequence ATGACCGACGCACCGCAAGTTCAGCACTCGCTGCTGCAGTCCAAGTTCCCCGTCTTCCTTCCGGACATGCCTCAACTCAAGCTGTCAAAGGATGACTTCGCTGCCTACGTCCAGACATTGAGCGCGAAGCAACCTGCCGCACCTGAAAAGCTGTCTGCTGGAGGCCATAAGGACGACTCGAAGCAGCCCGCTGACAAAgaaccaccaccacagtcGGCTTTCATGAACGCTCTGCTCTCGGACAAGAAGGCCGTGCCCTCCTTCGATGAACACGATGACAAGATGCTCACTGAGAACGCCGACGTCGCCTACAGTCGGTCCGGCAGCGCACTCGTCGATCTCTTCTACGAATTCGAGGAGGTCATCTCCGCAGCTGCGTTGCGGACGCGACTGGAGAAGGCATGGGCGGAGGACAAGGATGCCGCACTCAAGATCATCTGGAACGCGCGCTCCATCCATCTCGGCAAGAGCAACCGCAATGCCTTCTACCGAGCTTTGGGCTGGCTGTACGAGAACCATCCTGGCACTCTGTTGTTCAACTTGCAGTGGCTTGTGCGACCTGTCATTCAGAAGAAAGTACCCAAGAAGGACGAATCCGCCCAGACGGAAGTCCCCAAGGACGGCGAGAAATCTACCGCGGCGGAGTCAGTCGACAACGCCAACGAGAAGGACGCAGACAATGACTTTGAAATGGTGGATGGCGAGACGGCACCTACGAGCACGACAGACCCTAAGAAGCGCAAGCTCTCTGAACTCGAGTCTGCCGATGCCGAGTTCGACGTCAAGTATGGTGTCGCACATGGTTACTGGAAAGACCTTCTGAATGTGCTGGCCCTTGCCGCAAACGATCAATTGAAGGCCGATGGCAACCCTACCAGCATCCTCAACACTGAGATGCCCAACGCGAAGAAGTACAAGCGCAATTGGACTGAGGGCCGCAAGAAGGAGATCAACAAGGCACGCCACGATACTGTCTTGGCCAAGCTCGGATCAGACCAGAAATACAGGGCGTTGCATCTTTGCGTGGCACGTCTTTTCGCCGAGCAACTTgagcttgatcttgcgcGTCTGGAATCCAACGACAAGAAAGAGATCAAGAAGGTCACTCTTGCGGGCAAGTGGGCACCTTCAAACAAAGGCATGCATGATCAGCACACGACCATCGTCACCAGCATTGCAGAGCTGCTTCACCCGCTCGGGAGTGTCTGCCCAGATGCAGATCCCGCAGACCGGGAGCTGTACATCAAGCACGCGCGCAATGCCTACCAGGTCAAGACTTTGTCAAAACTGCGCAAGCAGCTCCAAATCGTCGAGCGCGACTTGACTGCCGAAACATTTGACCAAATCAAGTATGACCGCGTGCCTTCTCTCGCCATGAAGCAATATACCCCACTCTTCGCCCGCAAAGACATGGACCACTTCGATGCTTACATCGAAAAAGTTGCCCAAGGCCAAGCCAAGATCTCTGGCGCCGTTCTCCTCCCTTCCGCGCTTGTCAAAGAAGTCTCGCGCGCTGGTTACTCCGGTGGCCGCCGTTCGAGACCCTCACCAGCTGACGCTCTCGTCGCTGAGAAGATTCGCGAAATCACCGCCAAGTCTATCGGAGCTCAGTGGAATACTCTCGTTCAACGCATCAAAGACTCCGGAGCCCTCACTTCTTCCATTGCAGTCTGCGACGTCTCAGGCAGCATGTCCTCCCCAGTCTTCCGCGACGGAACCTGCCCCATGGACAGCGCAATCGGCCTCTCGCTTCTCATCGCCGAAGTTACAGAACCTCCCTTCGACGGTGCGATAATCACTTTCCATGCTCGTCCGGAAGTCTTCCACGTCGGTGGAGCAGAGGATGAGAGAAGCTTCATGGAAAAGGTCGGTTACATTAAATCTATGCCCTGGGGAATGAACACAGATTTCGTCGCTGTTTTTGAGGGACTGATCCTGCCGAGGGCTGTTGAGTGCAAGGTCAAGCCTGAGGATATGGTAAAGCAGGTCTTTGTGTTCTCGGACATGCAGTTTGATTCTGCGACTCGCGGATATGAGCAGGAGGATCGTTGGACGACCTCGTATGAGCGCATTCAGAAGAAATTCAAGAAGCATGGGTACGAGATGCCGAAGCTCATCTTCTGGAACTTGGCGGGTGGACGTGCGGGATATGATGACGGTGCTGGTGAAGTTGGAGGTGGGGATTCTACGGCTCCGAAGCCGGTCACTGCTGCTGAGGAGGGCACGGCATTGGTATCGGGGTACAGCCAGGGACAGTTGAAGATGTTTTTGGACAAGGGGCAGTTTGACGggggcgaggacgaggagatggTCGAGGTCGgggaagatggagaagtgaaggagaagaagggagaTGATCCAatcgcgatgatgaagaaggcgatTGGGCACGATGCTTACCGGATGTTGAAGGTCGTGGATTGA
- a CDS encoding uncharacterized protein (antiSMASH:Cluster_4), with translation MGYSEVLCTICGVSFNIGRVRRKDEPKSAAWDCYNAPNSYQEADVPDGFSECGETSGCTYYSRNLDNGCYKSPWHNPEAEQDRSDPSLEHIAGPGCKYECACGGAYTGNEISFEEMQGCTTFQCLVRKRNDWKPACDDEEFEQDPNFPMFLSGLHDRMPEREIGYVDAMHPMRHNMQEHSPDDVFWDDDWERNDYSSLPFHPWCLEVYKRASKTWFDGKNDHMVGLVNWWRHRTSKETFSGRFSSTSRSDDVGRLNDQWWNHEHGTEYAAANPPFIPNLAKVIANATAAEPVDGNSGVFDLPADTNLSPSPGDGFAKLPAELKLEILSSLSSEDICNLRLVSRSFRQLPLSLFRDMLATNLNFFWEASPAKDQTPYPFLATTTAQKFVDSPPDSRNPVPVPNLLDTSNTNWYKLYYSLRRGMRNGELKGLANRNRIWNDCQSILESIVKHWDEWQSERD, from the exons ATGGGATACTCGGAGGTCCTTTGCACCATTTGCGGCGTGTCATTCAATATTGGGCGCGTTCGACGCAAAGATGAGCCAAAGTCGGCTGCGTGGGATTGTTACAACGCACCAAACTCGTACCAAGAAGCAGACGTCCCCGATGGGTTCTCAGAATGCGGCGAGACTTCCGGCTGTACttactactctcgtaatCTTGACAACGGCTGCTACAAATCACCATGGCACAATCCTGAAGCCGAACAGGATAGGAGTGACCCAA GTCTCGAACACATCGCGGGGCCGGGATGTAAGTACGAATGCGCTTGCGGAGGCGCCTACACTGGAAACGAAATTTCCTTCGAAGAGATGCAAGGCTGCACGACATTCCAATGCCTGGTCCGGAAGAGGAACGACTGGAAACCTGCCTGTGATGACGAGGAATTCGAACAAGACCCCAACTTTCCCATGTTCCTCTCGGGCCTCCATGATCGCATGCCCGAACGCGAGATTGGCTACGTAGACGCGATGCATCCGATGCGGCACAACATGCAAGAACATAGCCCGGATGATGTATTCTGGGATGATGATTGGGAGCGGAATGATTATTCCAGCTTGCCTTTCCATCCTTGGTGTCTAGAGGTCTACAAACGTGCTTCCAAGACTTGGTTCGATGGCAAAAATGACCACATGGTGGGACTGGTAAACTGGTGGAGACATCGAACATCAAAAGAGACTTTCTCAGGACGTTTCTCATCTACCAGTCGCTCCGACGACGTTGGCCGTTTGAATGATCAATGGTGGAATCATGAGCACGGCACAGAATATGCCGCCGCCAATCCACCCTTCATTCCGAACCTAGCAAAGGTCATTGCAAACGCTACGGCTGCAGAGCCCGTAGACGGCAATTCTGGGGTGTTCGATTTACCAGCAGACACCAACCTCTCGCCCTCACCCGGTGATGGTTTCGCAAAATTGCCTGCAGAACTGAAGCTCGAaatcctctcctccctctcgaGCGAAGACATCTGCAATCTCCGCCTCGTATCCCGCAGTTTCAGACAGCTCCCCTTAAGTCTCTTTCGCGACATGCTCGCGACGAATCTGAACTTCTTCTGGGAAGCTTCGCCTGCCAAGGATCAGACACCTTATCCTTTTCTGGCCACGACAACAGCGCAGAAATTCGTTGACAGTCCTCCAGACAGTCGAAACCCCGTACCGGTGCCGAATCTGTTGGACACCTCAAACACGAACTGGTACAAGTTGTACTACAGCCTTCGACGCGGAATGCGCAATGGCGAGCTCAAGGGTTTGGCGAACAGGAATCGGATCTGGAATGACTGTCAGTCAATTCTGGAGTCAATCGTGAAACACTGGGACGAATGGCAGAGTGAGAGAGACTGA
- a CDS encoding uncharacterized protein (MEROPS:MER0033198~antiSMASH:Cluster_4): MVHLTAASCSLLLTAAVTAVNAVALGHPARPHKHDQLTVSTTSGRVHGKVDSAYGDVRQFLGIPYAKSPTGPRRWLAPQELSQPRTHIEATELPLSCPQFLTPSGTDVYTNDVLEFNLAGLNETGPTSEDCLTLSIWTPTVESDSKTKNSHQAPNCTEKEEYDSETLLPVLIYIYGGSFKTGGQNVPYQIPNQFVSRTSSHLVVSFNYRVNLFGFPFASSLPDQNLGLLDQRLAIQWVQQNIQAFGGDPEKMVLWGQSAGAVSVDFYGFTYAEDPIVKGLIMDSGTSFLSVQAGRNASLPGDNTGANFTTVAEGVGCGGRAEGEEMVECMRGVDWKVLENFVANYSRSGAQPALTFGAAADGVVVFENYTERALEGGQAKIPAIIGTNAQDGVPFAPYNPDGVNVATANGVTLAAFFCPATETTRLRQETDLLTYRYLYSGNFTNISPRGWMGAWHSAELPLIFGTHPNYRGNSTELEYQTSHAMQDAWVAFANDPVNGLASVGWKPYEELGSATVREFGAGVAAQDIEVKATEEMCNGAVPRAS; encoded by the exons ATGGTTCACCTCACGGCTGCTAGCTGCAGTCTACTACTGACGGCAGCAGTGACAGCAGTCAATGCCGTCGCTCTCGGTCATCCAGCAAGACCACACAAACACGACCAGCTCACTGTTTCGACGACATCAGGTCGCGTCCACGGCAAAGTCGATTCAGCGTATGGCGATGTCAGACAATTCCTTGGAATACCTTACGCCAAATCTCCGACAGGACCACGCAGATGGCTCGCTCCTCAAGAGCTCTCCCAACCAAGGACGCACATCGAAGCCACCGAGCTCCCACTCAGTTGTCCCCAGTTCCTTACCCCAAGCGGAACAGACGTCTACACAAACGACGTCCTCGAATTCAACCTCGCAGGCCTAAACGAAACCGGCCCGACATCCGAAGACTGCCTCACACTAAGCATCTGGACGCCCACTGTCGAAAGTGACAGCAAAACCAAAAACTCACACCAGGCCCCGAACTGCACCGAAAAAGAAGAATACGACTCCGAAACCCTCCTCCCCGTCCTCATCTACATCTACGGCGGCTCCTTCAAAACCGGCGGCCAAAACGTCCCCTACCAAATCCCCAATCAATTCGTCTCCCGTACCTCCTCCCACCTCGTCGTATCCTTCAACTACCGCGTAAACCTCTTCGGTTTCCCCTTCGCCTCCTCCCTTCCAGACCAAAATCTCGGCCTCTTGGACCAACGCCTCGCAATCCAATGGGTCCAACAAAACATCCAAGCCTTCGGCGGAGATCCCGAAAAAATGGTCCTATGGGGTCAATCTGCTGGAGCTGTGAGTGTTGACTTTTATGGTTTCACGTATGCTGAGGATCCGATTGTGAAAGGGTTGATCATGGATTCGGGGACGAGTTTTTTGAGTGTGCAGGCGGGGAGGAATGCGTCGTTGCCGGGGGATAATACTGGAGCGAATTTCACTACTGTGGCGGAGGGTGTGGGCTGTGGTGGAAGAGCTGAAGGCGAGGAGATGGTGGAGTGTATGAGAGGAGTGGATTGGAAGGTGTTGGAGAATTTTGTGGCGAATTATTCACGGAGTGGAGCGCAGCCGGCTTTGACGtttggtgctgctgcggacGGCGTGGTGGTGTTTGAGAATTATACGGAGAGGGCACTGGAAGGAGGACAAGCGAAGATT CCTGCCATTATCGGAACTAACGCCCAAGACGGGGTGCCATTTGCACCCTACAATCCCGATGGAGTCAATGTTGCGACAGCGAATGGTGTCACACTGGCAGCATTCTTCTGTCCCGCGACAGAGACGACCAGACTCCGACAAGAGACCGATCTTTTGACATACCGTTACCTATACAGCGGGAACTTCACCAACATCTCTCCGAGAGGCTGGATGGGTGCTTGGCACTCAGCTGAGTTGCCGTTGATCTTTGGAACACATCCCAATTATCGCGGCAACAGCACGGAACTGGAGTATCAGACCAGTCATGCTATGCAAGATGCTTGGGTGGCTTTCGCAAATGACCCGGTGAACGGACTGGCGAGTGTAGGATGGAAGCCATATGAGGAGTTGGGGAGTGCGACTGTGCGGGAATTCGGTGCTGGCGTTGCAGCACAGGACATTGAGGTGAAGGCGACAGAGGAGATGTGTAATGGGGCGGTGCCGAGGGCTTCTTGA
- a CDS encoding uncharacterized protein (antiSMASH:Cluster_4), protein MFRQQLARNVRLFSTSVRVQKGPVEAAKDTLKEVDKNVSSTIVAGIEKGEQLTGRAKEQAAEGAKEAQRKAEDVKDQAARTAEDAKDKVKQ, encoded by the exons ATGTTCCGCCAACAGCTCGCCCGCAACGTCCGCCTTTTCAGCACCTCTGTCCGCGTCCAGAAGGGCCCGGTCGAGGCCGCCAAAGACACGTTGAAGGAGGTCGACAAGAACGTCTCGTCGACCATTGTCGCAGGCATTGAGAAGGGCG AGCAATTGACCGGTCGCGCCAAAGAACAAGCCGCCGAGGGCGCGAAGGAGGCTCAGCGAAAGGCCGAGGACGTCAAGGACCAAGCTGCGAGGACCGCGGAGGACGCCAAGGACAAAGTAAAGCAGTAG
- a CDS encoding uncharacterized protein (antiSMASH:Cluster_4) — protein sequence MYAYHRNSNIPTWEMWAALIPLILAGVNGPPHMWIKFRLFSYLQDERKRLTVFAITQPAQLITCSLLVMADYWRHDARALFWLPLGLWFVPAVVCFVHGLTGLRAACLLYGPSIQLSEPGQIEYQEVETPGGSALSIALESHRQSDGLLPDFATLEPDDDAAEVCSVPPRYWDAPDPGVGAPLPACRFPWRIVLKNMRDGGKTMFWVPFTTNLLLPVLPYSCLRLARVRQWLDTEVDRIMTLNTLVPIFATLVASIALVVAMFQPRFTSIFVAVSMQVVAASVWFIACIVFSTTWIPRPDYVIYVTPLFFVNHVVLVMLAARLEWEPEFWSFSQMIWGRDKQLYLDGEIARRSM from the exons ATGTATGCATACCACCGCAACTCCAACATCCCGACATGGGAAATGTGGGCAGCCCTGATTCCTCTCATTCTGGCAGGCGTCAACGGTCCACCGCATATGTGGATCAAGTTCAGACTATTCTCCTATCTTCAGGATgagaggaagaggttgaCGGTATTCGCCATCACTCAACCGGCGCAATTAATCACATGCAGCTTGCTAGTGATGGCCGATTATTGGCGGCACGACGCGAGGGCTCTGTTCTGGCTCCCACTTGGCCTTTGGTTTGTTCCGGCTGTGGTATGCTTCGTACACGGCTTGACTGGCCTGCGTGCCGCTTGTCTCTTGTATGGCCCATCGATTCAGTTGAGTGAACCGGGTCAGATTGAATACCAAGAGGTAGAAACGCCTGGCGGTTCGGCATTGTCGATAGCACTCGAAAGTCATCGTCAGTCGGATGGGTTGCTGCCTGACTTCGCCACACTGGAACCAGATGACGATGCCGCCGAAGTCTGTTCGGTGCCGCCA AGATACTGGGACGCACCTGATCCTGGCGTCGGTGCACCGCTTCCCGCATGTCGGTTCCCATGGCGAATCGTCCTGAAGAACATGAGAGATGGCGGCAAGACGATGTTTTGGGTTCCGTTCACCACGAACCTCTTGCTGCCGGTCCTTCCGTACAGCTGCCTTAGACTGGCCCGGGTGAGGCAGTGGTTGGATACGGAGGTCGACAG AATCATGACTCTCAACACACTGGTTCCGATATTCGCGACACTCGTCGCCAGCATTGCACTCGTGGTGGCAATGTTCCAGCCTCGATTCACTTCGATATTCGTCGCGGTCAGCATGCAGGTCGTTGCGGCCAGCGTCTGGTTCATAGCCTGCATCGTGTTCAGCACAACGTGGATTCCTCGACCCGATTATGTGATTTATGTGACGCCACTGTTCTTCGTGAACCACGTTGTCCTAGTCATGCTGGCTGCGAGGTTGGAATGGGAGCCGGAATTTTGGTCGTTCAGCCAGATGATCTGGGGTCGGGACAAGCAACTGTACCTGGATGGTGAGATAGCAAGGCGGTCGATGTAG
- a CDS encoding uncharacterized protein (antiSMASH:Cluster_4), translated as MCLSHPQCCRTASGASSVHPQNAKLPSRCVDVSGEVPRLEPTAGKFGAYVALSHRWNAGTEESKTTTANIDQRYSERGLGWQPQIFRDAMRITKSLGIRYIWMDSLCIIQSGDAGADWLQEASLMARYYQQAILTISAPGSTPSRSILTRRAHDPFRSLLRMPYRNSKGTVQGSFYLYQPCTRSSQLYAKHVRQSELLSRGWIFQEWFLSRRIIYYTPQELFFECNTDDPKSERQQSMTATHEHDLSSRIRSRSSGFEQWYRLVELYSNTKLTRPEQDRIIALSGIAHEFREGLKVSVSSERFLLGYAAGLWTADTHRGLLWQSSSQDGNICSCDAPSWSWATHMDGVTWLPRAVRTTKHLEVISFTNALGSHVLSEMAPHRTVSDRDDPEDPSTKDTIGKDLMSASGSLTIKAKLNWVYIDNNLEYPNHDGSGIRKVLDYTTVETLARETGVDLPEDYTEWNSNPLCQRAGDWRFICSISQQVIIGGWALFENSDARLSNQLERYGGFTIRALHVSTRHRIAPGGRSFSTKLYMYNDVYDVLFVEQLGEGVFRRVGIGRVMSKQIEREFDGVEEEILMLV; from the coding sequence ATGTGTCTCTCCCATCCTCAATGCTGCAGGACCGCCTCTGGAGCTTCCAGTGTTCATCCTCAGAATGCGAAATTACCATCACGTTGCGTCGATGTTTCTGGCGAAGTACCTCGTCTTGAGCCAACTGCTGGCAAATTCGGAGCGTATGTGGCATTGAGTCATCGATGGAATGCAGGCACAGAAGAGAGCAAGACCACTACCGCCAACATCGACCAAAGATACTCTGAACGAGGTCTCGGCTGGCAACCACAGATTTTCAGAGATGCCATGAGGATTACCAAATCACTCGGTATACGCTATATCTGGATGGATTCGCTTTGTATCATTCAGTCTGGCGACGCTGGCGCAGATTGGCTGCAAGAGGCATCGCTGATGGCACGCTACTATCAGCAAGCGATTCTTACCATCTCGGCCCCGGGCAGCACCCCATCCCGAAGTATCCTGACTAGACGTGCCCACGACCCATTTCGATCATTGCTACGGATGCCATACCGCAACTCCAAGGGAACAGTCCAGGGTAGTTTTTATCTGTACCAACCTTGCACTCGCTCTTCACAACTCTACGCAAAACATGTTCGACAGAGCGAACTGCTTTCCCGAGGCTGGATATTTCAAGAATGGTTCCTGAGCCGCAGAATAATATATTACACGCCACAAGAATTGTTTTTCGAATGCAATACGGATGATCCTAAAAGCGAGCGACAGCAGTCCATGACGGCAACACATGAGCACGACTTGTCATCACGTATCCGCTCCAGATCATCTGGGTTCGAGCAGTGGTATCGACTAGTGGAACTGTACTCCAACACCAAACTCACGCGGCCTGAGCAAGACCGCATCATCGCACTTTCGGGTATTGCTCACGAGTTCCGAGAAGGTCTCAAAGTCAGTGTTAGTAGCGAGCGGTTCCTTCTCGGCTACGCAGCTGGACTCTGGACAGCCGACACACACCGCGGCTTACTGTGGCAGTCTTCGAGCCAGGACGGAAATATATGCAGTTGTGATGCACCCTCGTGGTCGTGGGCTACACACATGGATGGAGTCACATGGCTCCCACGAGCTGTGAGGACTACCAAACATCTCGAGGTGATATCATTCACCAACGCACTCGGGTCTCACGTTCTTTCGGAAATGGCTCCTCACAGGACAGTATCAGATCGTGATGATCCTGAGGATCCTTCAACCAAAGACACAATAGGCAAAGACCTCATGAGCGCAAGTGGATCTCTCACCATTAAAGCCAAACTGAACTGGGTCTATATCGACAACAACCTCGAGTACCCCAATCACGATGGCTCCGGCATCCGAAAAGTTCTAGATTATACAACCGTCGAGACCCTCGCCCGCGAGACTGGCGTCGATCTCCCCGAAGACTACACAGAATGGAACTCCAACCCCCTCTGCCAAAGGGCCGGCGACTGGCGCTTCATCTGCTCCATCTCACAACAAGTCATCATTGGCGGCTGGGCACTCTTTGAGAATTCTGACGCGCGCCTATCCAATCAGCTGGAGAGGTATGGAGGTTTCACAATCCGTGCTCTCCACGTTTCCACGCGACATCGTATTGCACCTGGTGGAAGAAGTTTCTCTACGAAACTTTACATGTACAATGATGTGTACGACGTTTTGTTCGTGGAGCAGCTCGGGGAAGGTGTCTTTCGGCGGGTTGGCATTGGGAGAGTAATGAGTAAACAGATTGAGAGGGAATTTGATGGGGTTGAAGAGGAGATTTTGATGCTGGTTTGA
- a CDS encoding uncharacterized protein (antiSMASH:Cluster_4~SMCOG1034:cytochrome P450): MDSTILPALNPTSALIIATILLALLYFSSHILTAENWAHNVPQAPQEPLYSRLLQEPSHDALRKWAETIPNSGLLLYRGLYNKPKILLTNTAAAQEVHQKRNQENGSGYKYEKESVVRKSLASLLGEGLVTAAGEEHKVQRKLLQPVFKLRNVKNQYPLFWSKTRELVAALQESASQDSSGKVELTGLVNRATLDIIGQAGFGLDFDCLANPNNELWEEYAAAFRGAGNGSQHTGLLWSTLARFLPRRVVEMLLSRRNEQTKKAVGAVRRRIGNVIARKKNDAERLTNARKDSVVIYDAKEQQSELLDANEEDVNNNNDIISQCIRSGITDFEMLLEQSLAILGAGHETIAQTLCVAIFELSKNKPLQDRLRAEIYDKLPWISQSREEQSPTESELDSIETLQLLNAVCNETLRMYPIIPSLVREAACDVELLGHRIPKGTVIMTILPIFNRNPALWDQDTSLFNPDRWLVSANGGAKKRSAFMTFGHGPSACIGEKMARSEMAILLAGLVAAFEVEFFGQGVDGKEKREELEFEWGVVYMIKGGLWMRLKPVGLECEN; the protein is encoded by the coding sequence ATGGATTCGACGATCTTACCAGCACTCAATCCGACAAGCGCTCTAATCATTGCAACCATCTTACTCgctctactttacttttccTCGCACATTCTCACAGCCGAGAATTGGGCCCACAACGTCCCACAGGCTCCCCAAGAACCCCTCTATTCCCGCCTGCTCCAAGAGCCCTCACATGATGCACTAAGAAAATGGGCAGAGACCATTCCCAACTCTGGCCTTCTCCTTTATCGTGGCCTGTATAACAAGCCTAAAATCCTTCTGACCAACACAGCAGCCGCCCAAGAAGTCCATCAGAAGAGAAATCAAGAAAATGGCAGCGGCTACAAATACGAGAAAGAAAGCGTCGTGCGGAAAAGTCTCGCTTCGCTGCTCGGTGAAGGACTCGTGACAGCAGCTGGCGAAGAGCACAAGGTCCAACGGAAACTTCTACAGCCTGTGTTTAAGTTGAGAAATGTGAAAAATCAGTATCCGTTGTTCTGGTCCAAAACAAGAGAATTGGTGGCGGCTTTGCAAGAATCTGCGAGTCAAGACAGCAGCGGCAAGGTCGAATTGACCGGATTAGTAAATCGAGCCACGCTGGACATTATCGGGCAGGCAGGCTTTGGTCTCGATTTCGATTGTTTGGCGAATCCGAATAATGAGCTCTGGGAAGAATATGCTGCTGCCTTTCGCGGCGCGGGAAATGGGTCACAGCATACGGGTCTTTTATGGAGCACCTTGGCGCGTTTTCTGCCGAGGAGAGTAGTGGAGATGTTGCTAAGTCGACGAAATGagcagacgaagaaggcagtAGGGGCTGTGAGGCGGAGAATTGGGAATGTGattgcgaggaagaagaatgatGCAGAAAGGTTGACGAATGCAAGGAAAGACAGTGTAGTCATCTACGACGCCAAGGAACAGCAGTCGGAGCTTTTGGATgcgaacgaagaagacgttaacaacaacaacgacatAATCTCGCAATGTATCCGCTCAGGAATCACAGACTTCGAAATGCTACTCGAACAATCTCTCGCAATCCTCGGAGCTGGACACGAAACAATCGCCCAAACACTCTGCGTAGCAATCTTCGAACTCAGCAAAAACAAACCCCTTCAAGATCGACTTCGTGCCGAAATCTATGACAAGTTACCTTGGATTTCTCAGTCCagagaagagcagagtcCCACAGAATCCGAACTCGATTCCATCGAAACTCTGCAGTTGCTAAATGCAGTCTGCAACGAGACGCTCCGAATGTACCCTATCATTCCTTCTTTGGTACGAGAAGCGGCATGCGATGTTGAACTCCTCGGCCACAGAATTCCAAAAGGAACTGTGATAATGACTATTCTGCCGATTTTTAATCGCAATCCGGCTTTATGGGACCAGGATACAAGTCTTTTCAATCCAGATCGCTGGTTGGTGAGTGCGAATGGCGGAGCGAAAAAGAGGTCAGCGTTTATGACTTTTGGACATGGGCCGTCGGCTTGCATTGGGGAGAAAATGGCGAGGTCGGAAATGGCGATTTTGTTGGCGGGTTTGGTTGCAGCGTTTGAGGTGGAGTTCTTTGGGCAGGGGGTTGATGGGAAAGAGAAGAGGGAGGAATTGGAGTTTGAGTGGGGGGTTGTGTATATGATTAAGGGTGGGTTGTGGATGCGGTTGAAGCCTGTTGGCTTGGAATGCGAGAATTGa